Proteins co-encoded in one Equus przewalskii isolate Varuska chromosome 27, EquPr2, whole genome shotgun sequence genomic window:
- the ADAMTS1 gene encoding A disintegrin and metalloproteinase with thrombospondin motifs 1 yields MGNAELARRFRGSQPVPALRLLLAAAAALLVVPGVRGRPAEEDEELVLPALERAPGRETTRLRLDAFGRELLLELQPDRGFLAPGFTLQTVGRRPGPNAPSPDPAGDLAHCFYSGTVNGDPSSAAALSLCEGVRGAFYLQGEEYFIQPAPAAATVRLTPAATGEEPPAQPPFHLLRRRRRGGGGAKCGVMDDETQPSRGAEPEGQDAGTQWAPRDRAPQRAGRPTGTGSIRKKRFVSSPRYVETMLVADQSMAEFHGSGLKHYLLTLFSVAARLYKHPSIRNSVSLVVVKILVIYEEQKGPEVTSNAALTLRNFCNWQKQHNPPSDRDAEHYDTAILFTRQDLCGAQTCDTLGMADVGTICDPSRSCSVIEDDGLQAAFTTAHELGHVFNMPHDDAKQCASINGVNRDSHMMASMLSNLDRSQPWSPCSAYMITSFLDNGHGECLMDKPQSPIQLPSDLPGTLYDANRQCQFTFGEESKHCPDAASTCTTLWCTGTSGGLLVCQTKHFPWADGTSCGEGRWCVNGKCVNKTDRKHFDTPVHGSWGPWGPWGDCSRTCGGGVQYTMRECDNPVPKNGGKYCEGKRVRYRSCNIEDCPDNNGKTFREEQCEAHNEFSKASFGSGPAVEWTPKYAGVSPKDRCKLICQAKGIGYFFVLQPKVVDGTPCSPDSTSVCVQGQCVKAGCDRIIDSKKKFDKCGICGGNGSTCKKISGSVTSAKPGYHDIVTIPTGATNIEVKQRNQRGSRNNGSFLAIKAADGTYILNGDFTLSTLEQDITYKGSVLRYSGSSAALERIRSFSPLKEPLTIQVLTVGNALRPKIKYTYFVKKKKESFNAIPTFSEWVIEEWGECSKSCGQGWQRRLVECRDINGQPASECAKEVKPASTRPCADLPCPRWQLGDWSPCSKTCGKGYKKRTLQCLSHDGGVLSQESCDPLKKPKHYIDFCTMAECS; encoded by the exons ATGGGGAACGCAGAGCTGGCGCGGCGGTTTCGGGGCTCTCAGCCTGTGCCCGCGCTGCGGCTGCTGCTAGCGGCGGCCGCAGCGCTGCTGGTCGTGCCGGGCGTGCGCGGGCGCCCAGCCGAGGAGGACGAGGAGCTGGTGCTGCCAGCCCTGGAGCGCGCCCCGGGACGCGAGACCACGCGCCTCCGTCTGGACGCCTTCGGCCGGGAGCTGCTCCTGGAGCTGCAGCCGGACCGCGGCTTCCTGGCGCCCGGCTTCACGCTCCAGACCGTGGGGCGCAGACCTGGGCCCAATGCGCCGAGTCCGGACCCCGCCGGCGACCTGGCGCACTGCTTCTACTCCGGCACGGTGAACGGCGACCCCAGCTCTGCCGCCGCTCTCAGCCTCTGCGAGGGCGTGCGCGGCGCCTTCTACCTGCAGGGCGAGGAATACTTCATCcagcccgcgcccgccgccgccaccgTGCGCCTCACCCCCGCCGCCACCGGGGAGGAGCCGCCGGCTCAGCCCCCGTTCCATCTCCTGCGGCGGaggcggcggggcggcggcggcgccaaGTGCGGGGTCATGGATGACGAGACCCAGCCCTCGAGGGGCGCGGAGCCGGAGGGCCAGGACGCCGGGACGCAGTGGGCGCCGCGGGACAGGGCCCCGCAGCGCGCCGGACGGCCAACAG GAACTGGAAGCATAAGAAAGAAGCGATTTGTGTCCAGCCCCCGATATGTGGAAACCATGCTTGTGGCTGACCAGTCTATGGCAGAGTTCCACGGCAGTGGTTTAAAGCACTACCTTCTCACCTTGTTCTCGGTGGCGGCCCGGTTATACAAACACCCCAGCATTCGGAATTCAGTTAGCCTGGTGGTGGTGAAGATCCTAGTCATCTATGAGGAACAGAAGGGGCCCGAAGTGACTTCCAATGCTGCTCTCACTCTGCGGAATTTCTGCAACTGGCAAAAGCAGCACAACCCGCCCAGTGACCGGGATGCGGAGCACTATGACACAGCGATTCTTTTCACCCGACAG GATTTGTGTGGGGCCCAGACATGTGATACTCTTGGGATGGCTGATGTTGGAACTATATGTGATCCCAGCAGAAGCTGCTCGGTCATAGAAGATGATGGTTTACAAGCTGCCTTCACCACAGCCCATGAATTAG GCCACGTGTTTAACATGCCACATGATGATGCAAAGCAATGTGCCAGCATTAATGGTGTCAACCGGGATTCCCACATGATGGCGTCAATGCTTTCCAATTTGGACCGCAGCCAGCCTTGGTCTCCCTGCAGCGCCTACATGATTACATCATTTCTGGATAATGGTCACG GTGAATGTTTGATGGACAAGCCCCAGAGCCCCATACAGCTCCCCTCTGATCTCCCCGGGACCTTGTATGATGCCAACCGGCAATGCCAGTTCACGTTTGGGGAGGAGTCCAAACACTGCCCGGATGCAGCCAGCACGTGCACGACCCTCTGGTGCACTGGCACCTCTGGCGGGTTGCTGGTGTGCCAAACCAAACACTTCCCTTGGGCAGATGGCACCAGCTGTGGAGAAGGGAGATGGTGTGTCAATGGCAAGTGTGTGAACAAGACCGACAGGAAGCATTTTGAT ACTCCTGTTCATGGAAGCTGGGGGCCGTGGGGGCCCTGGGGAGACTGTTCGAGAACATGTGGTGGAGGAGTTCAGTATACAATGAGGGAATGTGACAACCCAGTGCCAAAGAATGGAGGGAAGTACTGTGAAGGCAAGCGCGTGCGCTACAGGTCGTGTAACATCGAGGACTGTCCGGATAATAATG GGAAAACCTTTAGAGAGGAACAATGTGAGGCTCACAATGAATTTTCGAAAGCTTCCTTTGGGAGTGGGCCTGCGGTGGAGTGGACACCCAAGTATGCTGGAGTCTCACCAAAGGACAGGTGCAAGCTCATCTGTCAAGCCAAAGGCATTGGCTACTTCTTCGTTTTGCAGCCCAAG GTGGTAGATGGTACTCCATGTAGCCCCGATTCCACCTCTGTCTGCGTGCAAGGGCAGTGTGTAAAAGCTGGCTGTGACCGCATCATAGACTCCAAAAAGAAGTTTGATAAATGCGGTATTTGCGGAGGAAATGGATCTACATGCAAGAAAATATCCGGATCAGTTACTAGTGCAAA ACCTGGATATCATGATATCGTCACAATTCCAACTGGAGCCACAAACATTGAAGTGAAACAACGGAATCAGAGGGGATCCAGAAATAATGGAAGCTTTCTTGCCATCAAAGCTGCTGATGGCACATACATCCTGAATGGTGACTTCACTTTGTCCACTTTAGAACAAGACATTACGTACAAAGGTAGTGTCTTGAGGTACAGTGGCTCTTCTGCAGCGTTGGAAAGAATTCGCAGCTTTAGTCCTCTCAAAGAGCCCTTAACCATCCAGGTCCTTACAGTGGGCAATGCCCTTCGACCGAAAATTAAATACACATACTttgtgaagaagaagaaggaatctTTCAATGCCATCCCTACTTTCTCAGAATGGGTCATCGAAGAGTGGGGCGAATGTTCCAAGTCATGTGGACAGGGTTGGCAGAGAAGACTGGTAGAGTGCCGAGACATCAATGGGCAGCCAGCTTCCGAGTGTGCGAAGGAAGTGAAGCCAGCCAGCACCAGACCTTGTGCAGACCTGCCTTGTCCCCGCTGGCAGCTGGGGGATTGGTCGCCATGTTCCAAGACTTGTGGGAAGGGTTACAAAAAGAGAACCTTGCAGTGTCTGTCCCACGATGGGGGGGTGTTGTCTCAAGAGAGCTGCGATCCTTTAAAGAAACCCAAACATTACATAGACTTTTGCACCATGGCAGAATGCAGTTAA